One Pullulanibacillus sp. KACC 23026 DNA segment encodes these proteins:
- a CDS encoding alpha-L-arabinofuranosidase C-terminal domain-containing protein produces MTKSASVQINGDQIGKERIHPFIFGHFVEDIRDHMDAMLAYGLQDMDFEHEDLKIKGVSGSWLPFTNGRHTQFALEPAAPKHSGHSQKIRIFSDDDGYGGIAQKLSVRGSVTYHFQLFARASIEINEVKLEMIDKHTQEKLMQTTIPIDSHDWKEYKGQFSLERDCCEAELRIFISSEDKGWKDSVATGMLWIDHFSMLPEDSVGIVKKQVFDMSQDLNAGIMRLGGNYISAYHWEHGVGSVYERPVMLNEAWDTLACKYFGTDEFLAFCEELGVAPQICVNDGSGSPEEAARWVEYCNGEETTPMGALRAQNGHKSPYGVKYWEIGNEVWGNWQVGHCTAEAFANRCVRFAKAMKAADPNIVLLACGHTDPEWNKTVLQMAGNYIDYLTLHIYQGYGHFGYINKEVSQADKYRAIVSYPEVTHRFLNEIRETLKDYPHVKLAVTEYNTMYYPNNIRKGLPNEHTLEAAIANAGNLNEFIRNCDLIEIGNFSDLVNGWLGGCIRVGDHYADQFRGKEPGWSGKPDVVYGTPTYHVLKLYANRDIAYLVETQVECDSFCFSNQHNRVQTDKLPELDVVSCINESRDVMTVFIVNRSLEDVTVDLYPNAFHFNGRMKVGEITGPDINCINDVFNPEAITCHYETFEIDGAPINYLLKAHSIYTFELMG; encoded by the coding sequence ATGACGAAATCTGCCAGTGTACAAATTAACGGCGACCAGATTGGTAAGGAGCGGATCCATCCCTTCATATTTGGACATTTTGTAGAAGATATTAGAGACCATATGGATGCAATGCTCGCTTACGGTCTTCAGGATATGGACTTTGAACATGAAGACCTCAAGATCAAAGGGGTTTCAGGGTCCTGGCTTCCTTTTACAAATGGAAGACATACCCAATTTGCGTTGGAACCTGCTGCACCAAAACATAGTGGACACTCGCAAAAAATAAGAATTTTTAGTGATGATGATGGTTATGGAGGGATCGCCCAAAAACTCTCTGTCAGGGGAAGTGTAACTTATCATTTTCAATTATTTGCAAGGGCTTCTATAGAAATTAATGAGGTTAAGTTAGAGATGATCGATAAACACACACAAGAAAAATTAATGCAGACAACGATTCCGATTGATAGCCATGATTGGAAAGAATATAAAGGGCAATTTAGCCTTGAAAGAGATTGCTGCGAGGCGGAATTAAGGATTTTTATAAGCTCTGAAGACAAAGGATGGAAGGATTCAGTCGCAACTGGGATGCTTTGGATTGACCACTTTTCAATGTTGCCAGAAGACAGTGTGGGCATTGTAAAAAAGCAAGTATTTGACATGTCGCAGGACCTAAATGCTGGTATTATGCGTTTGGGCGGTAATTATATCAGCGCCTATCATTGGGAGCATGGAGTAGGCTCTGTTTATGAAAGGCCTGTCATGCTAAATGAAGCATGGGATACATTGGCTTGTAAATATTTTGGAACCGATGAATTTTTAGCCTTTTGTGAAGAATTAGGTGTCGCGCCGCAAATTTGTGTGAATGATGGTTCAGGCTCGCCTGAAGAAGCCGCTCGTTGGGTCGAGTACTGCAATGGGGAAGAGACGACGCCAATGGGAGCTTTGCGAGCACAGAACGGTCACAAAAGTCCTTATGGTGTGAAGTATTGGGAAATTGGAAATGAGGTTTGGGGCAATTGGCAAGTTGGACATTGCACTGCTGAAGCATTCGCTAATCGCTGTGTCCGTTTTGCTAAAGCGATGAAAGCCGCTGATCCTAATATTGTTTTATTAGCTTGCGGTCATACCGATCCTGAATGGAATAAGACTGTTCTTCAAATGGCTGGTAACTATATCGATTACCTAACATTACATATTTATCAAGGCTATGGTCACTTTGGTTATATTAATAAGGAAGTATCGCAGGCTGACAAGTACCGAGCTATTGTTTCTTACCCAGAGGTCACTCATCGGTTTCTTAACGAAATTAGGGAAACCTTAAAAGATTATCCGCATGTGAAGCTTGCTGTTACCGAATATAACACCATGTATTATCCAAATAACATAAGAAAAGGGTTGCCGAATGAACATACGCTTGAAGCGGCTATCGCGAATGCCGGAAATCTTAATGAATTCATTCGCAACTGTGACCTTATTGAAATTGGCAATTTCTCAGATCTTGTCAATGGCTGGCTTGGTGGTTGTATTCGTGTAGGGGATCATTATGCCGATCAATTTAGAGGCAAAGAACCGGGATGGAGTGGGAAGCCGGATGTGGTCTATGGCACACCCACTTATCACGTGCTTAAACTGTATGCCAATCGCGATATCGCTTATCTCGTAGAAACCCAAGTCGAATGCGATTCATTTTGTTTTTCAAACCAACACAATCGGGTGCAAACGGATAAATTACCAGAATTAGATGTTGTTTCCTGTATCAATGAAAGCAGGGATGTCATGACGGTTTTTATCGTTAATCGCAGTTTGGAAGATGTCACTGTTGATCTCTATCCCAATGCCTTTCATTTCAATGGGAGAATGAAGGTCGGCGAAATAACAGGTCCAGATATCAATTGCATAAATGATGTGTTTAACCCTGAGGCGATCACCTGTCATTATGAAACCTTTGAAATCGATGGTGCTCCTATCAATTATTTGTTAAAAGCTCACTCCATTTATACCTTTGAATTAATGGGTTAA
- a CDS encoding AraC family transcriptional regulator has protein sequence MREYSHEYANHWFYIPTPFEKASGIWPVRAGETSSKPHYKIGPRFITYYSLHFVLDGKGEFNQEGYKKAINKGDIFCLFPNKTHQYTTDPSNCLNMFWFAFDGRQSEELIRRIGLSEQSPHAAGLISNEVRKTIKKLCTRFSNLREAETLERISLIYELFYNLSTMAIQKNIVKVVNSTNWLQESRKYMDNHYSEGISVSDVAKYLGINRSYFTSSFTKEMQMSPLQYLTTIKMKKAYQMLLNPNYTVTEIALSVGYSDLYSFSRAFKNHYAISPSQFRDNPDLIESH, from the coding sequence ATGAGAGAGTACTCGCATGAATACGCCAACCATTGGTTTTATATCCCCACGCCTTTTGAAAAAGCAAGCGGAATCTGGCCGGTACGAGCTGGAGAAACTTCGTCAAAGCCTCACTATAAGATCGGCCCTCGGTTTATTACTTACTATAGTTTACATTTTGTGTTAGATGGAAAAGGAGAATTCAATCAAGAGGGGTATAAAAAAGCCATTAATAAAGGCGATATTTTTTGTTTATTTCCCAATAAAACCCACCAATACACAACGGACCCTTCTAACTGTCTGAACATGTTTTGGTTTGCGTTCGATGGCAGGCAGTCGGAGGAACTCATACGAAGGATTGGTTTGAGCGAGCAGTCACCACACGCAGCAGGCTTAATTTCAAATGAAGTAAGAAAAACCATAAAAAAACTATGTACGCGATTTTCAAATCTAAGAGAAGCGGAAACACTTGAGAGGATCAGTTTAATCTATGAACTCTTCTATAATCTGTCAACTATGGCCATCCAAAAAAATATCGTGAAAGTCGTCAATTCAACCAATTGGCTGCAAGAAAGCAGGAAATATATGGACAACCATTACAGTGAAGGTATATCCGTATCCGATGTCGCCAAATATCTAGGCATCAACCGCTCCTACTTCACGAGCTCTTTTACAAAAGAAATGCAAATGAGCCCCCTGCAATATCTTACAACCATAAAAATGAAAAAAGCCTATCAGATGCTGCTAAATCCAAACTATACCGTTACAGAAATTGCCCTGTCAGTCGGGTATTCAGACCTCTATTCGTTTTCACGAGCCTTTAAAAATCATTATGCCATTTCCCCTAGTCAATTCAGAGACAACCCTGACCTCATAGAAAGTCATTAA
- a CDS encoding sulfatase-like hydrolase/transferase codes for MEQTPNILFITTDQQHWNTIRALGAEKINTPNLDRLVKEGVAFERAYVTNPTCSPSRSSIITGKYPSRHGCWNIGVALDQSHPSIGEILSENGFHTGLFGKAHFQPVLKEGSFEGKPNIHHREFWKKWDGPYYGFEKVAMVHGHADEDSSHGMHYGVWLEEQGIDPSQYFGPNGGHREGSWDLPEKFHYTRWTADRTMEFIESTVGEGDGKPFFAWCSFQDPHNAFLCPEPWNSMYNPEDLPPFNELEGEMEDKPKIHNYLIEDRMDELDVKAMADPGHDTGGIQCLGHTNKKIGYDRARKWLASYYAMISLIDHHIGRILDKLDQLHLSENTLVIFTSDHGDYAGNHGLWLKGPIHYEDILRVPFLVRWKNRIPSGIRTDSLLSLVDLAPTLLDICGIEPVTAMQGITQKETFLNPGKASRGWCLVENRAEPHFYVKTLVKDQYKLNYFLSRQEGELYDLKEDPYEYVNLYNKPEYAELRTKMFMELIDIYGNLENPYPVRESFA; via the coding sequence GTGGAGCAAACACCTAACATCTTGTTTATCACGACAGATCAACAGCACTGGAATACAATCAGAGCACTTGGGGCTGAAAAAATAAACACTCCCAATTTGGATAGGCTAGTTAAAGAAGGCGTTGCTTTTGAACGCGCTTACGTAACGAATCCCACTTGCTCTCCAAGCCGATCCTCAATTATTACAGGGAAATATCCTTCTCGACATGGCTGCTGGAATATCGGGGTTGCTTTGGATCAGTCTCACCCATCAATTGGTGAGATTCTTTCAGAGAACGGGTTTCACACAGGTTTGTTTGGGAAAGCCCACTTTCAGCCTGTATTAAAGGAAGGGAGTTTTGAAGGCAAACCTAATATCCATCACCGAGAATTTTGGAAGAAGTGGGATGGCCCCTATTATGGATTTGAAAAAGTGGCAATGGTTCATGGACATGCCGATGAAGATTCCTCTCATGGTATGCATTACGGGGTCTGGCTTGAGGAACAAGGAATTGATCCGTCACAGTATTTTGGTCCGAATGGAGGACATCGTGAGGGCTCTTGGGACTTACCAGAAAAGTTCCATTATACGCGATGGACCGCAGATAGAACGATGGAATTTATTGAATCAACAGTAGGAGAAGGAGACGGAAAACCGTTCTTCGCCTGGTGCAGTTTTCAAGATCCGCATAATGCTTTTCTTTGCCCAGAACCTTGGAATAGTATGTATAACCCTGAGGACTTGCCTCCATTTAATGAACTTGAAGGTGAGATGGAGGATAAGCCTAAGATTCACAACTATTTAATCGAGGATCGAATGGATGAACTTGATGTGAAAGCGATGGCGGATCCTGGGCATGATACAGGCGGGATTCAGTGCTTAGGTCATACAAACAAGAAAATAGGTTATGACAGGGCTCGAAAATGGCTTGCCTCCTATTATGCGATGATCAGTTTAATTGATCACCATATTGGGCGGATATTAGATAAGTTGGATCAGCTTCACCTCAGTGAGAACACGTTAGTTATTTTTACTTCCGACCATGGTGACTATGCGGGTAACCATGGCTTATGGTTAAAAGGTCCCATTCATTATGAGGATATTTTGCGCGTTCCATTTCTTGTCCGTTGGAAAAATCGGATACCATCTGGAATAAGAACCGATTCCTTGTTAAGTCTAGTAGACCTTGCTCCAACTTTATTGGATATTTGCGGAATTGAGCCCGTCACCGCTATGCAAGGAATCACTCAAAAAGAAACCTTCTTAAATCCTGGTAAAGCTTCAAGGGGTTGGTGTTTAGTCGAGAATCGGGCAGAACCCCATTTTTATGTAAAAACATTAGTGAAGGATCAATATAAGCTCAATTATTTCTTAAGTCGTCAAGAAGGGGAGCTTTATGATTTAAAGGAAGATCCTTACGAGTATGTGAACCTTTATAATAAGCCTGAATACGCTGAACTTCGAACAAAGATGTTCATGGAATTAATCGATATTTATGGGAATCTGGAAAACCCTTATCCAGTAAGAGAGAGCTTTGCATGA
- a CDS encoding carbohydrate ABC transporter permease — MNEQVHKVNSEDRIFNIVLNCMAAILIAIVLYPLIFVISASFSDPSHVVNGDIWLLPKGFTWEAYAKVFHDAQIWNGFKNTLIYTVLGTFINLFLTTLIAYPLSRRDLPGRTIFTFIIAFTMFFSGGIIPTYLLVKNLGMYNLIWSMVIPNAIATYNVIVMRSFFQTSIPWELQEAALIDGCSNFKLFIKVILPLSKPILAVMVLFYAVGHWNEYFNGLIYLQNEKLYPLQLVLREILIQNQASDTDITASMAKQTLLAESMKYAIIVVSSIPVIILYPFVQKHFVKGVMIGSIKG; from the coding sequence ATGAACGAGCAAGTCCATAAAGTGAATTCTGAGGATCGGATCTTTAATATCGTCTTAAATTGTATGGCTGCCATTCTGATTGCGATCGTTTTGTACCCTTTGATATTTGTCATTAGTGCGTCATTTAGTGATCCGAGTCATGTCGTAAATGGAGATATTTGGCTGTTACCTAAAGGGTTTACATGGGAAGCTTATGCGAAAGTTTTTCATGATGCTCAGATTTGGAACGGCTTTAAGAATACGCTCATTTATACGGTACTCGGGACATTTATTAATCTCTTTTTAACAACGCTAATTGCGTATCCTCTATCAAGACGAGATTTGCCTGGCAGAACTATTTTTACGTTTATCATTGCTTTTACGATGTTCTTCTCAGGTGGAATTATCCCAACCTATTTATTAGTTAAAAATTTAGGGATGTATAATTTGATTTGGTCAATGGTCATTCCGAATGCGATCGCGACTTACAATGTGATTGTCATGCGCTCCTTCTTTCAAACGAGCATCCCTTGGGAACTGCAGGAAGCGGCCCTTATTGATGGCTGCTCCAATTTTAAATTATTTATAAAAGTTATATTGCCTCTTTCTAAACCCATCCTCGCGGTCATGGTCTTGTTTTATGCGGTTGGGCACTGGAATGAATATTTTAACGGCCTGATCTATTTGCAGAATGAAAAGCTATATCCTCTTCAACTTGTTTTAAGAGAAATACTGATTCAAAATCAAGCGTCTGATACGGATATCACGGCCTCTATGGCAAAACAGACGCTATTAGCTGAAAGTATGAAATATGCGATTATTGTTGTGTCTAGCATACCCGTTATTATCCTGTATCCGTTTGTTCAGAAGCACTTTGTTAAAGGTGTCATGATTGGATCGATTAAAGGCTAA
- the zwf gene encoding glucose-6-phosphate dehydrogenase — MESMTFVLFGATGDLAKRKIFPALYNLYIDQKLPEVISIIGLGRGNQTHEDFQEKVKDSLLTFSRRKGQDGRDMDRFLNAFRYLPLDARNPEDFANLLDIVKKREEELQIEENRLFYLSVAPDFFDVIALNIKESGLGDTKGWKRLVIEKPFGHDLQSARELNEKLSHAFDEEEIYRIDHYLGKPMVQNLEAIEFANPILQTVWNHDFISNVQITASETVGVEERAGYYDHVGAIKDMIQNHMLQMLMMTAMHVPQKINAREIRNEKRKVMEALRPVKKEEAKKHIVRGQYESGEINGQSLPGYLDEPGVAPQSQTDTFVAARLWIDNEFWAGVPFYIRTGKRMKEKSTRIVIEFKNTLELDYKKDQHNIEPNLFIIEISPDENVSLQLNSKNPAKNGEIEPVRINLSCDNKDLNVPEAYEILINDAMVGDSTFFAHWKEVELSWEWVQPILDAFDENLLPLHGYPSGSYGPEAADQLLEENGFKWWLDKRKEVSEEKVLQY, encoded by the coding sequence ATGGAATCGATGACCTTTGTTTTATTTGGGGCAACCGGTGATTTGGCAAAGAGAAAAATTTTTCCTGCTCTTTACAATCTCTATATAGATCAAAAACTTCCGGAAGTCATATCCATCATTGGATTAGGAAGAGGCAATCAGACACATGAGGACTTTCAAGAAAAGGTGAAGGACTCTTTATTAACCTTTTCTCGCCGTAAAGGACAAGACGGAAGAGACATGGATCGTTTTCTGAATGCATTCCGTTATTTGCCTTTAGATGCAAGAAACCCAGAAGATTTTGCTAACCTTTTGGATATCGTTAAAAAGCGGGAAGAGGAATTACAGATTGAAGAAAATCGACTCTTCTATTTGTCGGTGGCTCCAGATTTCTTTGATGTGATTGCGTTAAACATTAAAGAAAGCGGGTTAGGTGATACAAAAGGCTGGAAACGTCTTGTCATTGAGAAACCTTTTGGCCACGACCTTCAATCAGCGCGTGAGTTAAATGAAAAACTAAGTCACGCCTTTGATGAAGAAGAAATTTATCGAATTGACCATTACCTTGGTAAACCAATGGTACAAAATCTTGAAGCGATTGAATTTGCTAACCCTATTCTTCAAACGGTTTGGAATCATGATTTTATCTCCAATGTTCAAATCACGGCCAGTGAAACCGTTGGTGTTGAAGAAAGAGCGGGTTATTACGATCACGTCGGTGCGATTAAGGATATGATTCAGAATCATATGCTCCAGATGCTGATGATGACGGCCATGCATGTCCCTCAAAAAATTAATGCCCGTGAGATCCGAAACGAAAAGCGGAAGGTTATGGAAGCTCTTCGTCCTGTTAAGAAAGAAGAAGCTAAGAAGCATATCGTCCGAGGTCAATATGAATCCGGTGAAATCAACGGACAGAGCTTGCCTGGATACCTAGACGAGCCAGGTGTCGCTCCGCAATCGCAGACCGATACTTTTGTAGCAGCTCGTCTATGGATTGATAATGAATTCTGGGCGGGGGTTCCATTCTATATTCGCACTGGGAAAAGAATGAAGGAAAAATCCACGCGTATCGTTATTGAATTCAAAAATACGTTAGAACTGGACTACAAAAAGGACCAACACAACATAGAGCCTAATTTGTTTATCATTGAAATCAGCCCAGATGAAAACGTATCTCTACAACTAAACAGTAAGAATCCAGCGAAAAACGGTGAGATTGAACCGGTTAGGATTAATTTATCTTGTGATAATAAAGATCTTAATGTTCCTGAAGCTTATGAAATTCTTATTAATGATGCGATGGTGGGCGATTCCACGTTCTTTGCTCATTGGAAAGAAGTCGAATTGTCTTGGGAATGGGTTCAACCTATTTTGGATGCCTTTGATGAGAATCTTTTACCGCTTCATGGTTATCCATCCGGTTCTTATGGTCCAGAAGCAGCGGATCAACTGTTAGAAGAAAATGGTTTTAAATGGTGGCTGGATAAGCGCAAAGAGGTAAGCGAAGAAAAAGTACTTCAGTATTAA
- a CDS encoding extracellular solute-binding protein — protein sequence MNKTIFKVLSPVVLSSVLLVGCGSSASTAVQDPSKEEAPSNFNASGFPIVKKPITMTMFADRSAADGPYKDMSMFQEYAKMTNINIKFNDVPDASFAEKKSLILGSNNLPDILFKANLTPLEAVKYGSSGELIPLEGLIKKYAPSLQGLFDKYPEVKQALTAPDGHIYALSDIVTLLSARTNKLWLNKNMLAGVNMSVPTTTDELYNYLKAIKVKYPNDTPLSTASVGDLINAIGGAWGLTQQMGYNISVNNDKVSIWTTSDKYKELLMYLHKLYQENLLDHQITTQTYAQYLAKMQSGKVALFTNQATDAFPQDASQYEGIAPFKGPEGDQSYTAGPITRSYGAFAISSTNKDPEAAIRWIDYFYGDKGSIFFRYGVEGKTFSYSSDGTPVYADSVLKSDLGIGSMTPWPGGGSPELINDKNSTAINPPQVQQAADKIQPYISQKIYAAPLFDPTTANEVNDLKTDIDTYVGEATAKFITGQQSFSAWNSYVSQLNKMGIDKLAKYYQEAFDKQYK from the coding sequence TTGAATAAGACCATTTTTAAAGTTTTAAGTCCTGTTGTTCTATCTTCTGTCTTACTGGTGGGGTGTGGTTCCAGCGCAAGTACGGCTGTACAAGATCCTTCCAAAGAGGAAGCACCATCGAATTTTAATGCGAGCGGTTTTCCAATTGTTAAAAAGCCAATTACGATGACGATGTTTGCGGACCGTTCGGCAGCAGATGGACCCTATAAAGACATGTCTATGTTCCAGGAATATGCAAAAATGACAAATATTAATATTAAATTTAATGATGTGCCTGATGCCTCTTTTGCTGAAAAGAAAAGCTTAATCCTTGGTTCGAATAATCTTCCGGATATTTTATTTAAAGCCAATCTTACCCCTTTAGAAGCAGTAAAATACGGTTCTAGCGGTGAATTAATCCCATTAGAAGGGTTAATCAAAAAATATGCCCCTAGCCTTCAAGGCCTCTTCGATAAATATCCAGAAGTTAAACAGGCGCTAACAGCTCCAGATGGCCATATTTACGCTTTATCCGATATCGTCACCTTGCTTTCGGCGAGAACGAATAAGCTGTGGCTTAACAAAAATATGTTGGCAGGCGTCAACATGAGTGTCCCGACCACTACTGACGAACTCTATAATTATTTAAAAGCGATAAAGGTAAAATACCCGAATGATACACCACTTTCAACAGCCAGTGTCGGTGATCTTATCAATGCAATTGGAGGGGCATGGGGATTAACTCAACAAATGGGCTACAACATTAGTGTTAATAATGACAAAGTCTCGATCTGGACAACAAGTGATAAGTACAAAGAATTACTCATGTATTTACACAAACTCTACCAAGAAAATCTACTAGACCACCAAATCACCACTCAGACTTACGCGCAATATCTTGCTAAAATGCAGTCAGGTAAAGTAGCCTTGTTCACCAATCAGGCAACCGATGCTTTTCCACAAGATGCTTCTCAATATGAAGGCATTGCTCCATTCAAGGGACCAGAAGGCGATCAATCCTATACAGCCGGTCCCATTACCCGTTCGTATGGCGCGTTCGCCATTTCATCAACGAATAAAGATCCCGAAGCAGCTATTCGCTGGATCGATTATTTTTACGGAGATAAAGGCTCTATCTTTTTCCGATACGGTGTTGAAGGAAAGACCTTTAGCTATTCAAGTGACGGGACACCGGTTTATGCGGATAGTGTGTTAAAGTCTGATCTCGGAATTGGCTCGATGACTCCTTGGCCTGGCGGCGGTTCACCAGAGTTGATTAATGATAAAAACTCAACAGCTATCAATCCGCCGCAAGTTCAGCAAGCGGCTGATAAGATTCAACCTTATATTTCACAAAAAATCTATGCAGCACCACTCTTTGATCCAACTACAGCCAATGAAGTAAATGATCTCAAGACGGATATTGATACGTATGTTGGCGAGGCGACGGCCAAGTTTATCACGGGTCAACAAAGTTTCAGTGCATGGAACAGCTACGTGTCTCAGTTGAATAAGATGGGAATCGACAAACTGGCAAAGTACTATCAAGAGGCTTTTGACAAACAATATAAGTAA
- a CDS encoding ABC transporter permease subunit: MSLKPESTKRIKEKVLPATKPKKKLWKNIVRRYDLYLMLILPMAWYIIFLYGPMYGLQIAFKDFIPIKGYWGSPWVGFENFQRFFSSYYFWRLIRNTVTIKVFSILFGFPIPILLALLVNELKNNKYKKVLQNITYIPHFISVVVIVGMLNLFLDPNTGVVNVILHSFGIKSIPFMQEAGWFKPLFIGSNIWTNMGWQSIIYIAALSGVSPELYEAARVDGASKLQRIWHVSIPSIMPTVIILLILEVGHFMDIGFEKILLMQNQLNMSSSDVIATFTYRTGILDGEYSYTTAIGLFDAIINFILLIVINQIARKKTSTSLW, translated from the coding sequence ATGAGTCTTAAACCTGAGAGTACGAAGCGAATAAAAGAAAAGGTTCTTCCTGCAACCAAACCGAAGAAGAAGCTTTGGAAGAATATAGTCAGGCGATACGATCTCTATCTGATGCTCATTTTGCCGATGGCTTGGTATATTATCTTTTTATATGGACCTATGTACGGTTTGCAAATTGCTTTCAAAGATTTTATACCCATTAAGGGGTATTGGGGGAGCCCCTGGGTTGGTTTTGAGAATTTTCAACGGTTCTTTTCATCGTATTATTTTTGGAGATTGATACGAAATACGGTGACCATCAAGGTCTTTTCTATCCTATTTGGATTCCCCATTCCCATATTACTAGCCTTATTAGTAAATGAACTTAAAAATAATAAATATAAGAAAGTTTTACAAAACATTACCTATATTCCGCATTTTATTTCAGTCGTTGTCATTGTCGGGATGTTGAACCTGTTTTTAGATCCTAATACTGGAGTGGTAAACGTTATTCTCCATTCGTTTGGTATTAAAAGTATCCCATTTATGCAAGAGGCTGGTTGGTTTAAGCCTTTATTTATAGGCTCCAATATTTGGACGAATATGGGATGGCAATCGATCATTTATATTGCAGCATTAAGCGGTGTCAGCCCAGAATTGTATGAAGCTGCAAGAGTAGATGGTGCAAGCAAACTGCAAAGGATCTGGCATGTTTCCATACCAAGTATTATGCCTACCGTTATTATTTTATTAATTTTAGAAGTCGGTCATTTTATGGATATTGGATTTGAAAAAATCCTTTTAATGCAGAATCAATTAAATATGTCCTCTAGCGATGTCATTGCCACCTTTACTTATAGAACGGGTATTTTAGATGGTGAATATAGCTATACCACAGCTATTGGTCTATTTGATGCCATTATCAATTTTATATTGCTCATCGTGATTAACCAAATAGCCAGGAAAAAAACATCGACCAGTCTGTGGTAG